The following nucleotide sequence is from Desulfocurvus vexinensis DSM 17965.
GGGCGCGTCCTGCTCGTCCTGCGTGTCGTCGTCCTGGGGCTGGTCGTCGTCCAGGGGCTCGTCGCCCTCGTCGGGGTCGGCCAGCATGGCCTTCCACGAGGCGGGCCCGTTCACGGGGCCTGGCTTGGGCGCCTGGGGAGCCGTGCGGCCCGGGGCGGCCAGGGCCGGGGCCTCCAGTTCCCCTGCCGTTTCCGGCTGGCTGGAACGAGGCTCCTGGTCCTTGTCGGCGGTCCCGCGCCGCGTTTTCTTGCGCGGCGATTTGTTCGAGCCCGGCGCCCGGGGGCTCAGTCCGAAAATGCTTCCATCATCCGTCATAGGCAATGCACCTCTGCATGTGGTCTTGGTTTCCCTCCCCCCTTCCTGCCACGGTTTCCCCTGTTTGACCAGCGTCCGTATGGGCCCGGCCCCGCTTTGCGCGGCGGCGCCCCGGGGGCCGGTGCCGAAAGTTCCCCGTATTGCGTCCTCCCGGGGTGACGCGGGCGCCAGGATGCGTTATATTCTCCTGGTGGCCCCGGCCCGCCGGGCCGGGCCGCGAAAACGCAAGCAAGGAGACACTCCAATGGCAGAAAGAACCGGCGTCATCACCATGCGCGGCAACGCGCTGACCCTCACGGGCAACCCCGTGCAGGTGGGCCAGGCGGCCCCCGACTTCACGGCCCTGGACACGGGCCTGGCCCCCCGCAGCCTGTCCGAGTTCAAGGGTAAGGTGGTCATCGTGTCCGTGGTGCCCTCCCTGGACACGCCCACCTGTGACCTGCAAACCCGGCGCTTCAACGCCGAGGCCGCCGGGCTGTCGCAGGACGTGGCCATCCTCACCGTGAGCATGGACCTGCCCTTCGCCCAGAAGCGCTGGTGCGGCGCGGCGGGCGTGGACCAGCTGACCACCCTGTCCGACCACCGCGAGGCCGCCCTGGGCCTGAACTACGGGCTGCTCATCAAGGAGCTGCGCCTGCTGGCCCGCGCGGTGCTGGTCATCGACCGCAAGGGGGTGGTGGTCCACCAGCAGATCGTGCCCGAGGTGGCCGACGAGCCCGACTACGCCGCGGCCCTGGCGGCGGCCAAGGCCGCCCTGTAGGGCTGCGCCCCCGGGCGATGGTGCGGCGGCCCCCGCCGGGGGCCGCCGCTTTTTTGCGCGCCGCGTCCGGGGGCGCGGGGGCCGCAGGCCGGGCCCGCGCCTGCGGCCCGTTCCTGCGCGCAGGAGCGCCCGTTTGAAACAAGCGGTGGGGTGGGCGTGCTGCGGCCCGCCCCCGCGCGCAGGAGCGTCCCGGATGTGCCCCGCGTCCGGCGCTGGTCAGCGGAGATCCGGGTGTGCGCGCCGTGCCCGCGCCTGCGTGCCCTGTTTCGTGCTGCGTCCTGGTTGACAAAACGTATACGTTTTGTAACCGCTGGCCCAAGGAGGAGCCGCCATGCCCCGCAAAGTCCGTTCCGTCCGGGTGCCCGAGGCCCTGGCCACCCTGGACCTGTCCGCCGTGGTTCACGAATGCGAGCGCTACCTGCGCGATCTGGAATCGGCCACGCTCTTGCGCCTGGA
It contains:
- the tpx gene encoding thiol peroxidase, with the protein product MAERTGVITMRGNALTLTGNPVQVGQAAPDFTALDTGLAPRSLSEFKGKVVIVSVVPSLDTPTCDLQTRRFNAEAAGLSQDVAILTVSMDLPFAQKRWCGAAGVDQLTTLSDHREAALGLNYGLLIKELRLLARAVLVIDRKGVVVHQQIVPEVADEPDYAAALAAAKAAL